Within Anopheles ziemanni chromosome 2, idAnoZiCoDA_A2_x.2, whole genome shotgun sequence, the genomic segment GGTGCAATAGTGGAATCATTCACCAATTTGGGCTATTCGGACGCGCTAATCGAGCGAGCCATCGAACGATACATGAAAGCAAAAGGCGTCAAAGTTAGGTCACAGAATCTGATTATCACGATAGTACGCCACTGCGAACAGTTTCGGCTTCGTAACAGGCACATATTGAACGGATGCAGTGAGTTTTTTATCGCTAACTTCAGCCAGGTAGAATGTGCTAGCCTGAAGTCTTTCTTTTGTCCATTCGCCTATCTGGACTACGTACCGGTTAATGCAGACAAATTTTTTGACACCCTGAGTAtgtacatcgatttaaattttgtCAAATTTCATCCTGCTGATATAATCCATATTGTATTTGGTTTCCTGTGCCTTGAACGGTATCCGCTCAACTTCGTGAATCGCATTTTCAATCCATACTTTCTCGACGCACTGCACTCGAGGACGCCACCAGAATGGCTGGACAATATTCGCGGTAAACTGAAGGTGTTTGATACTGGACTGACACTAGAATGTCCAGCGTATGATGGTCCCTTGCTGCCACGAGATCATTCAGCAAAGGCCGTTTTCTACGATGGACGCATTAAGCGTATCGTTAACTATGTCACAACCGAGCTGGAAGAACTTGCTGGAGGACCGGAATGTATTACCAAGTTTGCAGTATTACAGCATTTGCCCGTCAACTCAATCTATCTGGTCGATGTCATCTTCCATCCCGCTGAGATGGGTAATgtgttttcaataaatatgaTGAAGGAAAGGAATATTAACGTGGCCGTGTTGGTGCACTTACCGGAATTTTATGATAGCACTGGCAATTACCTGATCGGCCCTCAGGTTATGCGAATACGGCATCTAAGACGACTTGGTTTGAAAGTGGTGACTTTGCAGTTTGATGTATTATACAAAATGAAGATTCATCCAAAGCAACTGCGTCGTTATTTGGTGGAGCGCATGCAAACGGCTCTCGATGCTCTACCGCCACCGACTTAATATTAATGGGATGTGcacaattttctttgtttgtgaATTTTAGATATTCAAACTCAATATAGAATAAGAAATTATTAACAGGTGTTAACCACCGTGTTTTAGTAAGAAAGTTCCGAAAGGGGTTGCAGTTTCAATTGACTGGATCATATGGCAAAGCGATCTTGATTAAAATTCGTTATTCGAACAGATTCAAttgggaatattttttgaaaagaatCTACTTTTAACATGCTTAAGTTACTTTCATATAacattaaaatagaaaacgaaTGCAAATTTACCtggaaaacccaaaaaaatgGGAGAAACCCCCCACGCCCCTCTGTTTAACGCACGTGGTTAAAATTGACCCGCTTAACCGTACCAAGTCTGTTTTTGACTGCTCGAGCATCTTGTTTAACTACCACGTCTCCATTCCTTCCTCACGACGATTACAAAGTCTAACAAACTCGATTTTGTAATGGGATTCCTCTCGGTCTGCTTTCGTTTATTGTGATCTAGTATTTAATTAGATTTATATCCCACGTGGCAAACATTGCATTGAATAACTGACCAACAAAATGAGTCCACACTAAATAtttaatacttttaattaGCATAATTAATAACGCGAAAGGGAACCGCGACAACCGATCGTTAACGCCGCTTAGAAATTCGTTGTATGAGCACTGGGGCTCAGCAccttgacggcgtgggttcgaatcccaaccgtgaccggaccctccttagtacgagaggactgactatccacgtataCAAAGGGAAGTCGTGACAGTACGACAAGTCATACAGTCGTGACCCCAAGGCGAAGAAGAATACcgcaaaaaacgaaacatgttGATGATTTATGTTAACCGTTTTGTAGGAGGGATAATAATCAATCATATCATAGATTCGGATGAAGATTTGTTGATAGTCTTTAATCATTGTATCATataaatgtaatttttatgaaattatCGAATCGATTGTTAAAGGGGTACATTGGTCATGGATTAAATGAACTAaatattaatatatttttaaaaattaccttTCACTCATCCTTATTTCGGATCATTTTCAGCCGCGTCTTAAAGTCTCCCGCTGAAATAGAAGTTCTGCGATATGTAGCACGCGTCTCATCAGAGGCGCACAAGGCGGTCATGAAGGCGATACGGCCGGGTATGTACGAATACCAGGCGGAAGCCGAATTCCTACGCTATTCTTACGCGGTTGGTGGTTGCCGCCACGTATCGTACACCTGTATCTGCGGGGTCGGCACAAACTCGGCTATTTTGCATTACGGACACGCCGGCTCTCCTAACGACTGCGCCATACGCGATGGTGACATGTGCCTGTTTGATATGGGCGCCAATTATGGTGGATACGCCGCGGATATTACATGTAGCTTTCCTGCAAATGGTAAGTTCACTGCCGACCAAAAGTTGATCTATAACGCGGTTCTGGCCGCGCGTAATGCAGTTTGCGGTGCTGCACGGCAGGGGGTTTCGTGGGTTGATATGCATCTTCTGGCCAACCGAGTGATGCTCGAGGAGATGCGCAAGGGGCAACTGCTGCAAGGCGACATAGAGGAGATGATGGAAGCGGGCTTGAAtgccattttccaaccccacGGACTTGGGCACTTTTTGGGGCTGGATGTGCATGACGTTGGCGGATATCTGCCACATTGTCCGCAACGAGCAACCAAAGCGGGCATCAATCGTCTACGTACGGCACGCACCTTGATGGCAGGAATGTATTTGACCATCGAACCGGGTTGTTACTTCATTGAACCGGTAAGCGTTTTTCGACTTCCGACATCTACATTTGCTACACTAACAGTATTTTGCATCTTTCAGCTGCTCAACAAAGCGTATGCGGATCCTGAGATGAGTAAATTTCTAGTTAAAGAAAATCTGGATCGTTTCCGCAATTTTGGCGGGGTGCGCATCGAAGATGATGTATTGATCACGGAAACAGGCATAGAGAACTTCACGCTTGTTCCAAGAACGTAAGTAGCGATCTAACCTTGAATACGTTGGgcaacaaattatttttcgcTGAGATTATCGAATTGAAAAAACACTGTGAGACTATCCTTTCCTTCGTTTTCAAACTACAAGAAAATCAGTCTCTAGCTCAACGTAGCTTTGCAAATaaccagtttttcttttttcttgtttcattcttttcacAAGGGTGGAGGAAATTGAAGCCTGGATGACAAAATGAATAGCCAACGGCACCGGACGGTTTGAGAAACAGTTGGagatgttaaaaataaatactttaGGGTGGAGGGTAcggttttttctttattattataGAGTTCAATCATTGCAATATTGTTTTTATATCCCTTTGAATAAATGATTATATGCATTGATAATTCTATAAAGTACCCCTGTATAATAATTTGTGGGAACATTTTGAATACGTAAATAAAGAAACTTTTACATCACCATGGTAACTCATTAAACAGCATAATTACAAACATCAGAATACACCTTTTACCACTGTTTAGCGCGATGGCCAAGGTCTTTTGTGACATTGTCCAAAACATTAATACGATCGCCGGAGCTATTAAGATAACGCAAGCGTCGTTTAGCAACTCCATCCAAAGCATTTAGATGATAGCAGACCCTTCTAAGATAATGGGAGCACCCTTAGCGCGTTGGCCGCACCTATTAGACCGTTCGCCGCACCTTTCAGCGGCAGTCATTTTTCCGAGCCTTTCGTGAGCTCGTTTGTTCAAAGAGTTGATTGTAGAGGTGGATGCTTCATTTCGTGGTTTGCATTTTCCGTTACGTATCaatattttcgaatattttttgtttagctgGTAAGTTCTTTGAATTTCAAGAGAAATGCTttctaattattttaaaggaaactattcattttccaacatttttcgAGCAGTAAAATTCCGATATCTTTCTAAATTGATATAGATGACATGTCAACGCAAAATTCTTCGCGTTGATTCATCTGCAAAACCATTAATGTGATAGAACAATCCTCTTCGATCAAAGCTTGTATGATGATGAAATGATTTTGGGCCATTTAGATTTTGCTGCAGACCTCCCTGTTTGCCTACTTTTACAATTCAGGGGTTAGCCTATTTTGTGATACTTTCCGTTTACGCCACTCGGTGGCTCGGAAGTGGAAAGACAGAAACGAAGAGAGTGCATGAACATGAAACACACTGGCGGACTGATACTGATGTGTAGTGGTTGGGGCGAAATAGGAAGAGATGCACCGAGTCAGAGAAAGAGATAGGAAGAGGAACGCGGGTGTTAGCCAAAAAACGGGCGAAATTGAGAGAGAAGGACCGAATAAGAGGAAGACAGAGGGACCGGCGTCGGCGAGCTGATAAAGCGCGAGCTCGATTGCGGGCGACAGTCTTGTGGTAGACCTTGAAGAGGACAGTCTTGTGGTTGACTTTGACGAGTTCAGTggtgcgaaaataaaaaagaaaagaaagtaataaaaaagtaGTCTTGTGGTTGACTTTGATGAGTTCGGtggtgcaaaaataaaaaaaagaaaagaaagtaataaaaaaagataaaaaatagaagaaataaTGTCTGGCGATCACGACATGATGGACCAACGCTGGCGGACTGACACCGATCGATTGACGAGACTCATGGATTCGTCAGTTCCTAGGGACCGACGTGGCGTGAACGGAAACTTCACCGTCTGTCCCCAGGGACTGACatggcggttaacgtgttaaggaATATTCGCATGATTGTACAAACCGTATACgtatcaaaataattttcctacGGTTTACTGTGTTCAATTCAAAGTACCTATTGTCTTTTTTCTTGACGAATAGACGACGAATATTCCTTGCAAAACCACCAGAACACCATCTCGTCATCGCGCATACCTTAATATCAGTGGCGTCTCGAccacctgagcaacctgtgcactgcacagtcatgaatgtataaaaagaatcacaaatttttttgtttagttatgcTATTGTAATTTTCACCCGCAATAGTTGCGTTCAATatctacttaacgctttacaACGCTGCGCTGGTGAGCCTTCGCTCCGCTTACTGAAAATCTAtacttgacccaacactagCGATGGCCAAGGCGCTTAGTGACGCCGTCCAAAACATTAATACGATCGCCGGAGCTATTAAGACTGCGCGAGCGCCGTTTAGCAACTCCATCCAAAGCATTAAAAAGATGACAGACCCTtctaactcggggtccacactacagcgcgacgtcccgtcatgAAACGCGACGTCACCTGACAGGCGGCTCGGgcgtggaccccgagtaagaTAATGGGAGCACCCTTTGCGGGTTGACCGCACCTATTAGACCGTTCGCCGCACCTTTTAGCGGCAGTCATTTTTCCGAGCCTTTTGTGAGCGCTTTTGTTCAAAGAGTAGATTGTAGAGGTGGATGCTTCATTTCGCGATttgaattttccgtttttttttcaaatagagATTTACTAGAAAATTGATACTCAATTAAAAAGGAtaatactttgaaaacattaaatcatagtttaaggtatccggcgCGCGCATTCGGTTTCCTTTTGATCATGTGGccctttttaggaaatgtatACCAACCCCATGCACTACATCCATAAAGTCAGTACACACCAGGCTAAAGCAGAAACAAAAGCCATCCACTTTGTGAGGTAttttataaaagtaaaaattagGGTTTGTTCTCTGCATTGAACGCTGAAAATAGTGTTGTGCTATGTAGTTTAAGTGTAGCTGAATGAACTATGATCTTCATCAATGAATCAAGAAAATGGATTATTTTATCATTCTGAAACATCACCAATAACCTACCGTTAAGAAATTGAGCTTGTTTCGTGACTACGTCCTCCAGCGGGACAACGATACAAACCTCGCTTAGTATGTTCGGTACTAGCATTGAATAATGTCTATATAAGCAAACCAAAACATCGTCCCAAATCACTGGACCTCAATCCCATACCACATTTATAGTGGAGCATGTCCAATTACAGCGACCGACCAATGCCAAGGTACAAAAGAGAACTGAAATCCGCGATGCCAGATACATGATATAGTATACCGTCATTGCACTATGGAgcaaaaagagcaaattgccgggataaattcggaatcaaatgttttgcaattttttcattgtaatatcgtgtaatactattatattacacgaaattatgatgtttctggacaatcccgccaggtggcactgcaaaaaccacatatttttttacttttctatgggtgcattttttttcaatcttttttttacattaacttaaagattttttttagtttaatataaaacaaactaaatttaccacaaactttcattcaaaatattgttatctggaaaataattgatatttaacgCGGACAAAACTTCTGAACTATTCTGAGCTTGTACCATCAtattcttggttttgaattggctctgttactatttgaggagctgtaatctacgaagaatgtttttactgcgtctgggtatgggatttgttttttatttttcaacgatttagaCAGatatattgttgaaatgtatggatcggatgattgtaatgctctcataaaaatgtctttaatattgtttattgtttataaaCATTAATATTGatatttaatattgaattcttgtGACATTTTAGGGcatgttctcttctatcccttctgtatattttatttctaccttctgctgcttcctctcctaaggatcccaatggacCTGGGGCATTTACAATTAGTTCatctacatgcgcaagaactttatggacagtatAAGGCATTTTGTAtcaattgtaatgatgtatgtacaacatgtatgtgtctttgcaatatagactaacagtttttggatttaaaggctgtgaacagttgatgagggggtccgcgacagccccccgatagaaaatcggcccatgagcgccggggctcaccacctcgacggcgtgggttcgaatcccaaccgagaccggaccctcccctgtacgagaggactgactatccacgtacaacagggaaataagtctcgtaagcccttaacgggcaggcatgaccaagaggtcgttacgccaagaagaagaagaagaagaagaacagttgatgactattaaaatatttcgaaacctttctataaattctgtttctatttgcaaaatatcgctcaatttttctatgtttgaataaGGCCCACGACAAAcgtttcccgtcgtactatttccacccatttgccttcatctactttaacaccaaatgtttgtacatcttttccaaaacaatttttttcgatcattgtgcatgttttttataattttgagtaaccttccattttttaaattcaattctgtacgaaatgtgaagcaagcattcgaaaaacctcatccaacagtgcagtggagatattccattagataaattctcaggatttggaataaatccattttctaagtgctctacactgttcatttctgttggttttgcaccatgtTTGCATAGACAGAGTGTCGGTTGAATATGCTaattttttctatcaattaaactcatataaaatgaatagtttaccgtcacataacttttttcatttagctgaattgtataaggaactaacctggttatttggcttttgatttcgtctactgtttgcataactttttcttttgactctctcgcaaactcgatcacaattggcctgcaaaacctaacacttttggacatcaagtttatccagatgatatctgaatcgaattattaataggaattttgggtataaaaagattGGTTTGTGAGCtttagaacaagaaaaagcgacctaatgcattcaaagcaaaccaaaaatttcattctttgccattgacttggcttgtctttccccttttacgtgatgttcaaccactaccctgcttcataTTTTTATCGACCAATAAATacttcattgaatgagaatttcaaatatttcttaccacacacgatgcggcatatggcatgatggagacgcctagtaggtgataaactataagcttcacatacgAAGTTCAAAAAAACAGGTAAAGTTCGCGcgtatatgcaaaaaaaaccatcatttattgttgcaaaacattctagactataagtgggtatgcatcatattacaatctttcacaatccttagcgatggcgtaaggttaaaaacagaaaattgaaaaaatttccaaaagttttgcgaaacaatgcttaatattttgggacattcattttcaatttacttaaactgtcaacaattttaaagcatgataatatacctttccaaaactgtgcttgaaattcgattccgccattataggagttacagaccttcaaagttgatggatttttttcagtttttcacgcaatattttcacaaatctttacTTTGACGGTATGTTTCTCAGAGCGCAGCTTTGACGGTATGTTCTTcaccatcagcggccctgccaacaattgccgaaagcctacgcgggggtgacgtacaagtaggtgaacgcacttttgaagtcgtccaaaatttcacctatcttgggtcaaaggtcagcaccgacaacaacattgaagatgaaattcgcgctagggtgctggcagccaaccggtcatattacagtctgagaaatctcttccactcacgatacctgtcaagacagtcgcagctgggactataccgaacatacatagtaccagtgctcacatacgcctccgagacatggactctgtccaaatctgacgaaaccctcttagccgtgttcgagaggaagatgctcaggaggatttttggccccgtatgtgaggagggacaatggaggagccgttataacgacgagctctacgagctgtacggcgaccttactgtcgtacagcgaattagactcgccaggctccggtgggctggtcatgtcatgagaatggcatcggacgacccagcccgtaaagtccttttaggctgtccccaaggacagaggaggcgtggtaggcctaaattgaggtggaaggatggcgtagacgaagccgccaataaagccgggatacggaattggaccagcgtggcgagcgaccgtgagcggtttcggatggagcttcgtcaggccaagaccgctcagcggttgtagcgccacataagtaagtaagtatgtttctcagaacctggaagaacagaggctctagtttttgggtcattaggttcttagtttcatcttgtagtttaagaaaacatatctaatttttctgaaatccaaaaatgaatttttgatttttatcccggcttcgctccatcgtgcattGTTGGTGGTGCAGGCAGTACTAGATGCCACAAGTGGTCATTAAAAATACTAACtaaatagatgtttttgatTTGGCCAATTTGGGCCTTATGTTATGATGTACAAAAATCTGTACATTCACACTTATTGTTTAAAGTTATAGTGGTTATGGTATATTTAAAAACTCCAAAAACCTAATACATTATTATACAGCCGCTACCGGCCAGCTCTGTTGTACGCTCCtcgaactttgtcttgtaagCCCGATCGTTGGCTTCTGTGCCAATACGTTCAGCTTTCGCTCCGATTCGCTCGTCTTGTTCGTTGCTGAACAAGGTGACTAAACCAAGCTAAACAACTCGCGAAGGTTTATAGAGCATCAAAGTCAAGGTGTATAGTTTTGgtgtcaaaaaaataaaaacataatggCCGTCGTAATGGCAGTAGAATTGATCgaagtaataattttcatacGCATCATTAATCACTTGAAAAAATCTTTAACAAATACACAAATTGGTCAATTCTACTGCCATTACGACgatctttgattttttatttggttgATACCAAAACTATACACCTTGACTTCGATGCTCTTTAAACCTTCGCCAGTTGTTTAGCTTGGTTTAGCCACCTTGTTCAGCAACGAACAAGACGAGCGAATCGAAGCGAAAGCTGAACGTATTGGCACAGAAGCCAACGATCGGGcttacaagacaaagttcgaGGAGCGTACGACAGAGCTGGCCGGTAGCGGCTGTAAGTACTTTTTGTATGGAACAGCGTTGTTAAAACTGGTAGGTTTCGACGGAAAATCATGAATACCTCCAATACTTtgaaaacagcaaaaaaatgACTTTGCGGCGTCGGTACATTTCGTGCAAAGTCTCGACGCGTATGTTGCGTCGATGTGGTACATCGAGAAGTTCTTTTTACATGCTTATTCACTCTTTAGGGATTCAATAGATATGATTTAAACCGGCAAATTTATTGGTAAGATTCTACTTACTCGGTACTTATATCACTCATTGCATTCCTCTGTGTTCTCCCGTGTATCATAATGCTGTACCAAAAGTAGATTATCGGGCCGTTATTATGGAGTTGGAGCCTCTGTGGGTGGCGGGgggctggggggggggggagggtggtggtggccgtAGAGGCATATTCCTACTGCAACTACTTTTGTTGAAGATGTGTTTTCATCGCATGCCGTCGCCTggaccaagaaaaaaaactacaaaggTTGTTCACAAGTACTATTATTGCATATATTTGTAGCAAATCTGAGAAAATCCatgacatttttcattgcttagaCGCATCTCTAATGACGCACCACAACTTAACATACTGAAGTAATTCTTCTTGCTCTAATAACCAAACTAATGTTTCAGCCCATCTATTGAATTTACAGTCACCACTGACTACTGTCTAGGAAAGGGACATAGTTAAAGTATTATAAAACACATAATTTTTGTCACATGTCACGCAGTATCCCCCAGAGCGAAATTGATTTGGTTACAGTAGATACATGTGTCAAACCATGTTGATGGGCAATGAAAACTGTTACatataataaaatagaaaaatgacTATGTTGTATTAACATTTTTCGTTATATCGTAAGCAAGCAGTCAGCAAATGACAATAAACTCTCCATAAAGATTACTGTTGTTTTCCAATCGATGGGATCTTATTTATTTGAGTTACCATTTTGACAATTTTTTCCCAAACGCAAACCACAAAATCATGTGATGAAGACTGCGTTTAACATAACCAAATGAAGTGATAATGTTCCATTCACACAAATTCAGTCACGGGTTCACTTATTATACGCTCTATTGGAGGTACTAATCATATTcatttaaaatgtatgtacACTTTTTTGCGTTCGGGATTTTCCTACAACATGCTgataatcgatcgatcgatctttCATACGTTAGCTTATTACATGTGCAACTCATCGatcattttataattttctctACTGTAATGCTCGATTTTGTGCTGTCTTTCATTAGGAAgtgaaaaatgggaaattaaTATTTGAATAGCCTCCCGACCGGTTGGTATGCGCAATTCTCTCGCAATGTGTATCTGCAGCACGAttctggttttcttttcttagaATTGCGAGTCGCGTTTCccatgttttattattttcttgacACGAGTTTATATCTAAACACCCTTTATAAATGTCATTATACCATCTGACGATGTTATAAAACTATACATATGAATGGAAGAAGGGGAAACAATTTGGGACGTTCCTATACGTGTAATTTCCTTTCCCATCATGTACCTGAACCCTATACCCTTCTTATCGTCAATACATATGCATCGCTATCAATCTACCAGACTCTGTGAAATCTGATAGAATGGTgtggtttcggttcggttttcggaTTAAAGCTGCGATATATGTTCGTTGGATGTAATCTTCAGGCCAGGGACTCTTTGTACCTAAACAGACACTAAAGCACATTATTATTACAGAACAGATTTTTTTGTATGTCCACGGATCCATCTTTAAGTGTAGGTGTGGATATTTTCGTTCTACTATCGGACTGAAACAATGCGGAAGGGAAATCTATCGTGAAGCGCGGGTTGTGAAGAATCGGTACTCGGAATATATACGTAATATGCGTTAGATATATTGCTTAAAATACATTCTATACAAAATTGCGTTAAACGTTACGAAACGTTTTATCGATTGATGTGTGATAAACGATCCCGATCGTTGGGTAACCATGCTTTACCAACAGtgtatatttatttcttttgaggACTCCGTCTGTTTGCATGTAGTTATACGAATTGCTTCGTTACTTTTTGATATAAAAGCTGATAATTCCCTTCGTCAGCTGCATTATATATAACCCACTAGTTCTCTGCAGCACTGTATTCGATCTTGTGCTCTTTAAAATCAATCTCATAGAGATAAATAACATGCCCCAGTGTCACAGATGCTGACTACCTACTGGTTGTGTTGTGGAGACACCATTATCGTTGGATTGGAGGCCGTGTTTATCTTGATTCTTTTGTTATTCGGTCCAGCTGCCATTGACTTTTCAGTCAAACGTTTCCCGCCAACTCCGGGCTGCGATTGGCCTCCAGCACTTCCACCAGCTTGCCCAGTCTTTGAAGATTGTGGATCTTTTGCGAGAATGGAAATCAGATGAAATAGTatgtgaaaatgtgaaaagagAAATTCTAGGCTTGGCTAATTGATTTGCCGTAACACTACTCACCTTGTAGCCACCTGACCTGCGTTGCTGGTCCGTAACCTTTGTCATTGCGGGCAGCAATACGGAATATGATGGCCGGTTTGGAGGTGAAGTCAACATGTGCCGTTTGCAACGACTGGTTCGCCACTGTGCATTGATTGTTTGACCCACAGTATACACGAACAAATGCCAACTGTGCGGCCGATGGGGAGGACGATTTATCTTTAGTCGCATTTTGCGACTTGACCGCCAAATAGACTGAATATTCAAGAATGTCGCCGGTAGTTGACGGTGGTGGCTCCCAGGACAAGTGCGCACCCTCGGGTGACTTAGAAATCTTAATTGCTGATGGTGCACCTGGGAAACCTGGCAGGCAAGTCTTGAAAGGAGTCACGTCGCTCCACTCGCCACGACCGCAGCTATTAATAGCCGCTACTCGGAACCGGTACGCACAGCCAGGCTCCAGATTTATCCGCTTCAATTCGGACAGATTCGGTATGTTGTCTGCTGTAAGCATTTCACCGTCGACCGAACTGTCCCATTCATTTACATCAATGTAATTTGATACGGTATGATTGACTGCCTTGAATATACCAACAGTGTGCCAGATTTCTGATTCATCTTTTGGTTTCATGGGCTTCTGCTGCAATAGTAGAAAAAACATCGAGATTTCACAACAATTCAAGAATTAATATCACCTGTTATATGTTAAAAATTACAACTACTAACCAGTAGTTGACATTTCTATAAGTACGTATCCTTTGTTCTAATTTGACCTTGTAGTGCATTGAATtgtaatgttttcgtttttgaatAATTCTACGATTTGATGTACCAAGCAGTAAGAGTGTCGATTCACAATCGCCTGTTTGt encodes:
- the LOC131282860 gene encoding xaa-Pro dipeptidase, producing MAFFQMGLNTHAIPMALFRDNRAKVTNELQRVNKFGEQSKPFILLQGGDNISHYDTDVDYVFRQESYFTYLFGVTEPGCFGTVEVKTGRSTLYVPRLPEEYAVWMGPLLGLEDFKRKYELDAVFYVDEISECLANNDPSVLLLLNGPNSDSGSVTKPANFKGIEKFVVDTDILFPIIAECRVLKSPAEIEVLRYVARVSSEAHKAVMKAIRPGMYEYQAEAEFLRYSYAVGGCRHVSYTCICGVGTNSAILHYGHAGSPNDCAIRDGDMCLFDMGANYGGYAADITCSFPANGKFTADQKLIYNAVLAARNAVCGAARQGVSWVDMHLLANRVMLEEMRKGQLLQGDIEEMMEAGLNAIFQPHGLGHFLGLDVHDVGGYLPHCPQRATKAGINRLRTARTLMAGMYLTIEPGCYFIEPLLNKAYADPEMSKFLVKENLDRFRNFGGVRIEDDVLITETGIENFTLVPRTVEEIEAWMTK